From a single Phragmites australis chromosome 7, lpPhrAust1.1, whole genome shotgun sequence genomic region:
- the LOC133924780 gene encoding uncharacterized protein LOC133924780, which yields MEGCQLLVGCRTEMEEEAFFDTREELTASPAPSPGPALPWSGGLDSVWQRRERFMRSMGLECSPSPQQAGSVDTVGDVEKEGEVAPEFGRLWSQSDENDCSMSSWSTEETASYEDGASDDNSVSGSSRDDGSSKVGRSFSSLSFIQRLMSCSSKLSGVPKAIERRRNGWLQRLGLRAGVIDHGGDEASTSSSESEPNRGGRYEKVKVRSYQKRSKELSALYQGQVIKAHDGAILTMRFSPNGRFLASGGEDGVVRVWGVTQSEDSKDCKIPMDDPSCVYLKAYRKSGLAFVNVDNGKKCKVKGMKQSAESACVVIPTTVFQISEEPLHEFRGHFGDVLDLSWSNNKHLLSASTDKTVRLWEIGSANCITVFPHSNFVTCVQFNPANENRFISGSIDGKIRVWDIPRCSVVDWADIRDIVTAVCYRPDGKGAVVGTVTGHCRFYDAPDSLLRFETQIALNGKKKSSLKRITAFEFCPSNRSKLLVTSADSKIKILDGTIVTQNYSGLRNGSCQSSATFTPDGQHIISASEDSNIYVWNHENQDESSWKHAKTIWSSERFHSNNAAIAIPWNGQKPRSPVSLASQILPPHGDTFQCMSKAVKDNSGRCGEDSSMNSFLSRFAAPGIFNLNQELSTESTCKSSATWPEEILTSCSIRQILDDSQYKFLRNCFQGTSNSWGQVIVTAGWDGKIRSFQNYGLPAHQ from the exons ATGGAGGGGTGCCAATTGCTAGTAGGCTGTAGGACGGAAATGGAGGAGGAAGCGTTCTTTGACACGCGAGAGGAGCTGACGGCGTCGCCGGCGCCCAGCCCGGGCCCGGCATTGCCGTGGTCAGGCGGCCTCGACAGTGTGTGGCAGCGGAGGGAGCGGTTCATGAGAAGCATGGGCCTGGAGTGCAGCCCGAGCCCCCAACAGGCGGGTTCAGTGGACACCGTGGGCGATGTTGAGAAGGAGGGGGAGGTTGCGCCGGAGTTTGGGAGATTGTGGTCGCAGTCGGATGAGAATGACTGCTCCATGTCGAGTTGGTCGACCGAGGAGACGGCGAGCTATGAGGATGGTGCCTCAGATGACAATTCCGTGAGTGGATCCAGTAGGGATGATGGTAGCAGCAAGGTGGGCAGGAGTTTCAGTTCATTGTCATTCATCCAGAGGCTCATGAGCTGCAGTAGTAAGCTTTCTGGTGTTCCCAAGGCGATCGAGAGGAGGAGAAACGGATGGCTTCAGAGGCTGGGTTTGAGGGCTGGTGTCATCGATCATGGAGGGGATGAAGCTAGCACCAGCTCCTCAGAGAGTGAGCCAAATAGGGGTGGAAGGTATGAAAAAGTTAAGGTCCGTTCCTACCAGAAGCGGTCGAAGGAGTTGTCAGCACTATATCAAGGCCAAGTGATCAAGGCTCATGATGGCGCCATCCTGACAATGAGATTTAGTCCTAATGGGCGGTTTCTTGCAAGTGGAGGCGAAGATGGAGTTGTCAGGGTCTGGGGTGTCACGCAATCTGAGGACTCTAAGGACTGCAAAATTCCTATGGATGATCCTTCTTGTGTTTACCTCAAAGCTTATCGCAAGAGTGGCTTGGCTTTTGTCAATGTTGACAATGGGAAGAAGTGCAAAGTCAAGGGCATGAAGCAATCCGCTGAGTCTGCTTGTGTTGTGATTCCAACAACGGTGTTCCAGATCTCAGAGGAACCATTGCATGAGTTCCGTGGGCACTTTGGTGATGTACTGGATCTATCATGGTCTAACAATAAG CATCTACTGTCAGCATCAACAGACAAAACTGTTCGCTTGTGGGAAATTGGATCTGCAAACTGCATCACTGTTTTTCCACATAGCAACTTTG TGACTTGTGTCCAGTTTAATCCAGCCAATGAGAACCGCTTCATCAGTGGATCAATCGATGGCAAAATCCGTGTATGGGATATTCCTAGATGCAGTGTTGTGGATTGGGCAGATATTAGAGACATAGTAACAGCGGTTTGTTACCGACCTGACGGAAAG GGAGCAGTGGTTGGAACCGTTACCGGGCATTGTCGATTTTATGATGCACCAG ATAGTCTGCTGCGGTTTGAAACACAAATTGCACTTAACGGCAAGAAAAAATCTTCTCTTAAAAGAATCACTGCTTTTGAG TTCTGCCCAAGCAACCGAAGTAAATTACTGGTTACATCTGCTGACTCGAAGATCAAAATACTTGATGGAACCATTGTGACTCAGAATTATAGTG GACTCCGAAATGGCTCATGCCAGTCATCAGCAACATTCACCCCAGATGGGCAGCATATAATTTCTGCTAGTGAAGACTCCAATATTTATGTATGGAACCACGAAAACCAAGATGAGTCTTCATGGAAACATGCAAAGACTATATGGTCCTCAGAGCGCTTCCACTCCAACAATGCAGCCATTGCAATACCATGGAATGGCCAAAAACCAAGAAGCCCAGTTTCTTTGGCCTCTCAAATTTTGCCACCACATGGAGATACTTTTCAGTGCATGAGTAAGGCTGTCAAGGACAATTCAGGCCGCTGTGGAGAGGATTCTTCCATGAACAGTTTTCTGTCAAGATTTGCTGCTCCTGGTATTTTCAATTTGAATCAGGAGCTCTCCACTGAGTCCACttgcaaaagttcagcaacTTGGCCAGAGGAAATTTTGACTTCTTGCTCAATTCGGCAAATTTTGGATGACTCACAGTACAAGTTCCTAAGGAACTGTTTCCAGGGCACATCAAACTCCTGGGGTCAAGTGATAGTGACTGCAGGATGGGATGGCAAGATTAGGTCGTTCCAGAATTATGGCTTACCAGCGCATCAGTGA
- the LOC133924785 gene encoding uncharacterized protein LOC133924785, with translation MSGSDAAASFQADAAAICAQIAAVFSAPSAHPAARSVLVSELAAAATRGARVFVHGVGREGLMMRALCMRLAHLGVPAHCVGDVTAPPAVGGDLLVASAGPGAFSTVDAICGVARGAGARVLLLTARPDGGDFPRRQADVVAHLPAQTMADDEKEEAATPDRSSTRAKLPMGSLYEGAMFVLFEMVVLELARVLGQSPAQMRTRHTNLE, from the coding sequence ATGAGCGGCAGCGACGCCGCGGCCTCGTTCCAGGCGGACGCCGCCGCCATTTGCGCCCAGATCGCCGCCGTCTTCTCCGCGCCCTCCGCGCACCCCGCAGCGCGCTCCGTTCTCGTCTCTGAGCTCGCGGCCGCGGCCACGCGGGGAGCGCGCGTGTTCGTGCACGGCGTCGGGCGGGAGGGCCTCATGATGCGCGCCCTCTGCATGCGCCTCGCGCACCTCGGCGTCCCCGCGCACTGCGTCGGCGACGTCACGGCGCCGCCCGCGGTGGGAGGGGACCTGCTCGTGGCCTCCGCGGGGCCGGGCGCGTTCTCCACCGTCGACGCCATCTGCGGCGTGGCGCGCGGCGCCGGAGCGCGCGTCCTGCTGCTCACAGCCCGCCCGGACGGCGGGGACTTCCCGCGGCGCCAGGCCGACGTCGTGGCGCACCTACCCGCGCAGACCATGGCCGACGACGAGAAGGAGGAGGCAGCGACGCCGGACAGGTCGTCCACGCGGGCGAAGCTGCCGATGGGGAGCCTGTACGAGGGAGCCATGTTTGTGCTGTTCGAGATGGTGGTGCTGGAGCTCGCGCGCGTCTTGGGCCAGAGCCCAGCCCAGATGAGGACCCGCCACACAAACTTGGAGTGA
- the LOC133924784 gene encoding heat stress transcription factor B-2a-like has translation MASPAAGTPPFLTKTYAMVEDSSTDDTISWNDTGTAFVVWRPAEFARDLLPKHFKHSNFSSFVRQLNTYGFKKVVADRWEFANDCFRRGEKHLLGVIQRRKGTGVAVAAVPGIPTAIPIPSPPTSSGGEPAVSSSPPRGAASAAGVSGAVAELEEENARLRRENARLARELARARRLCDGVRRLVSRYEHGGGEEDAEGDDGHGGGAGPGGKPMLFGVAIGAKRPRGADGNEEDDVENGSAEDDGDEEDEEDDDDDERHAARGRESKAKRNELSDLDVLALSVRAAAAARPGGGSREA, from the exons AtggcgtcgccggcggcggggacgccgcCGTTTCTGACGAAGACGTACGCGATGGTGGAGGACAGTAGCACCGATGACACCATATCGTGGAACGACACCGGCACGGCCTTCGTGGTGTGGCGCCCCGCCGAGTTCGCCCGCGACCTCCTCCCCAAGCACTTCAAGCACAGCAACTTCTCCTCCTTCGTCCGCCAGCTCAACACCTAC GGATTCAAGAAGGTGGTAGCGGATAGGTGGGAGTTCGCCAACGACTGCTTCCGGCGAGGGGAGAAGCACCTGCTCGGGGTGATACAGAGGCGGAAGGGGACTGGCGtcgcggtggcggcggtgccGGGCATACCGACGGCGATACCGATCCCGTCACCGCCGACGAGCTCCGGCGGGGAGCCGGCGGTTTCTTCGTCGCCGCCCCGAGGGGCGGCTTCCGCGGCCGGTGTTAGCGGCGCGGTGGCcgagctggaggaggagaacgcgCGGCTGCGGCGCGAGAACGCGAGGCTGGCGCGGGAGCTGGCCCGCGCGCGGCGCCTCTGCGACGGCGTGCGGCGCCTCGTGTCGCGGTACGaacacggcggcggggaggaggacgcgGAGGGCGACgacgggcacggcggcggcgctgggcCTGGAGGGAAGCCGATGCTGTTCGGCGTCGCGATCGGAGCCAAGAGGCCGCGCGGCGCGGACGGGAACGAGGAGGATGACGTTGAGAACGGTAGCGCCGAGGATGATGGtgacgaggaggacgaggaagacgatgacgacgacgagaGGCACGCAGCGCGGGGGCGGGAGAGTAAAGCGAAGAGGAACGAGCTGTCGGATCTGGACGTGCTCGCGCTGTCTGTgcgggcggccgcggcggcgaggccgggcGGTGGGTCGCGTGAGGCGTGA